Proteins from a single region of Urocitellus parryii isolate mUroPar1 chromosome 4, mUroPar1.hap1, whole genome shotgun sequence:
- the Spata31g1 gene encoding spermatogenesis-associated protein 31G1 isoform X2, with product MQWLQEDLPWVKGEMGILWSQLTQALTCRHCGSSCFQSPGNLVILCLFMVWQFRRWWYLGSWQQLQPWCSGDIMQGKGLPLLDFFGSWRQKSEEEEEEEGEEMEEGKKEEKSSSMNSLKSHSTKDDPIGEQGSQAPPKPPYCSKSLPKATGTPEQILTSPTNPFRSFPTFQILTNLPVKNKTTLGGCLQQRKSQLFWGLPALHSESLDTIFLSPDGPSSLKLSVCPSIFFNKLAFLCRYNLLLPHYLSPTQLLTHEAHTTEYLERMTSNPQLVPSPSSPPVPSSSLHLKPLPMNHKQVLSGAKARTQSQGTSPPGVAPQYEAQWGTTGHKDSPQVSEPPRPASCQPPVSLSKPQKVSPKRGLSRPKDFWGTMGYRENPQVTKSPMPAPCPPLDSLSQLDKNSVLEDLSGYEPQLRCTENSGNPWAFEPPCVDLQPRLSESSSAYVPSGHKTPLRGMQSREDFGVSADPVSSPRLPSASLMESLVMSFQEVLLESKALQETKGQRENLWVSDTLDPTHTTSPTPFIELYKINTVNGLPRSEATWKDMEHSRNSWDSEPPSLASGPLSTLVLKPLRDSSVEILFGSEVRCGDTQRKNNSWASELPARSIPQDLHGASPLGVLSDSEPIRENMEQKENCYVSVVWGPNLPTNSLSKSPKNEPFGDQSKYKLVREEVKERENCGVTQLPALSSLSAPLQEPHTDLEFMCRNVQPREAPQGPSPPVVDPLHPITWPPNLAEAQKIEPTQPSLQKGEMFSGAKAEAPSSQDKAIPEMLTDPGIHAWQWSRELELKLKKLQQSPSFSSPVLSSITLDSWGLSSCPPQQTNSPNLHPHSLSCNPPKVQSTLSQSVQPSHCHHTHSSFLPQPGKKTSGRVEKSQKKERIKDKMVAQVSPQRPHSQMQAGENCLGVGKLSNPGVLASGKRQAKKKESLRKFKSGECERGNARLGSSTLTEKSHPAQACRLAEALISRFPQRSQSSGQSSQFTALPHQLLPKATGPQNQRSSGRIAGDIQNPRHCEHCPWVHMEKNLPSPTPQVPQTRGLLRVLDKFLGIHGTLPTKSCQ from the exons ATGCAATGGCTGCAAGAAGACCTGCCTTGGGTTAAGGGAGAAATGGGTATTCTCTGGAGTCAGCTGACCCAAGCTCTAACTTGCAGACACTGTGGCAGCAGCTGCTTTCAGAGTCCAGGGAATCTGGTGATACTATGCTTGTTCATGGTCTGGCAGTTCCGGAGATGGTGGTACCTTGGGAGCTGGCAACAGCTTCAGCCCTGGTGCTCTGGGGACATTATGCAAGGCAAG GGCCTACCCCTTCTGGACTTCTTTGGCTCATGGAGGCAAAaatcagaggaggaagaggaagaagagggggaagaaatggaagaaggaaaaaaggaagaaaagtcatCATCTATGAATTCGTTGAAATCACATTCTACCAAAGATGATCCCATTGGAGAGCAAGGCAGCCAAGCTCCACCCAAGCCACCCTATTGTTCCAAGAGCCTCCCCAAGGCCACAGGGACACCAGAACAAATACTCACATCACCCACAAACCCCTTCAGATCCTTCCCTACCTTCCAGATCCTGACCAACCTGCCTGTGAAGAACAAGACAACATTGGGGGGCTGCCTGCAGCAGAGAAAAAGCCAGCTATTCTGGGGTCTCCCTGCTCTGCACAGTGAGTCCTTGGACACCATCTTCCTGAGCCCAGATGGCCCCTCCTCCCTGAAGCTATCTGTTTGTCCTTCTATTTTCTTCAACAAGCTTGCCTTCCTGTGTAGGTATAACTTGCTGCTTCCCCATTATCTTTCCCCAACCCAGCTTCTTACTCATGAAGCTCATACAACAGAATATTTGGAAAGAATGACCTCTAATCCTCAGTTAGTTCCATCTCCATCCTCCCCTCCTGTCCCATCATCATCCCTCCACCTTAAGCCCTTGCCTATGAATCACAAGCAAGTCTTATCTGGTGCTAAGGCACGCACACAGT CTCAAGGAACTAGCCCTCCAGGAGTTGCACCTCAATATGAAGCTCAGTGGGGAACCACAGGCCATAAAGACAGCCCCCAAGTTTCTGAACCCCCAAGACCAGCCTCCTGTCAACCCCCCGTTTCTCTGTCAAAACCCCAAAAAGTAAGCCCTAAACGAGGACTATCTAGGCCTAAGGACTTCTGGGGAACCATGGGATACAGAGAGAATCCTCAAGTCACTAAATCTCCAATGCCAGCCCCTTGCCCTCCCCTAGACTCCCTGTCACAACTCGATAAAAACAGTGTCCTAGAAGACCTATCTGGATATGAGCCACAGTTGAGATGCACAGAAAACTCAGGAAATCCCTGGGCCTTTGAACCTCCATGTGTGGACCTCCAGCCAAGACTCTCTGAAAGCAGTTCTGCATATGTCCCCTCAGGACATAAGACTCCATTGAGGGGCATGCAGAGTAGAGAAGATTTTGGGGTTTCTGCAGACCCAGTTTCATCTCCCAGGCTTCCCTCAGCCTCTCTGATGGAATCTTTAGTAATGAGCTTCCAGGAAGTCCTGTTGGAGTCCAAAGCTTTGCAGGAGACCAAGGGGCAAAGAGAGAATCTCTGGGTGTCTGATACCCTAGACCCTACCCATACAACATCTCCAACCCCCTTTATAGAACTATACAAAATCAATACTGTGAATGGCCTCCCTAGATCAGAAGCTACATGGAAGGACATGGAGCATTCCAGAAATTCCTGGGATTCTGAGCCCCCATCTCTTGCCTCTGGCCCACTCTCAACTCTTGTACTAAAGCCCCTCAGAGATAGCTCCGTGGAAATCCTATTTGGTTCTGAAGTTAGATGTGgggacacacaaagaaaaaataactcttGGGCCTCTGAGCTTCCAGCTCGTAGCATACCCCAAGATCTGCATGGAGCCAGTCCCCTAGGAGTTCTGTCTGACTCTGAACCTATTAGGGAGAACATGGAGCAGAAAGAAAACTGTTATGTTTCTGTAGTTTGGGGCCCCAACCTACCCACAAACTCTCTTTCCAAGTCCCCAAAAAATGAGCCTTTTGGAGACCAAAGCAAATATAAGCTTGTGAGGGaagaagtgaaagagagagagaactgtggGGTCACTCAGCTCCCAGCCCtcagctctctctctgctcctctacAAGAACCACatactgaccttgaatttatgtGCAGAAATGTGCAACCGAGGGAGGCTCCCCAGGGTCCCAGCCCACCAGTAGTGGATCCCCTGCATCCAATAACCTGGCCTCCCAACCTAGCTGAAGCTCAAAAGATTGAGCCCACCCAGCCTAGCCTACAGAAAGGAGAGATGTTCTCAGGAGCTAAGGCAGAGGCCCCATCCTCCCAAGATAAGGCTATCCCAGAAATGCTCACCGACCCTGGGATCCATGCCTGGCAATGGAGTAGAGAGTTAGAACTCAAGCTGAAGAAACTCCAGCAGAGCCCATCTTTCAGTTCCCCTGTCCTGAGTTCCATAACTCTAGACTCCTGGGGACTCTCTTCCTGCCCACCACAGCAAACTAATTCCCCAAATCTACACCCCCACTCTTTAAGTTGTAATCCCCCTAAAGTTCAGAGCACACTGTCTCAGTCTGTCCAGCCCTCCCACTGTCACCACACCCACTCCTCTTTCCTGCCTCAACCAGGAAAGAAAACTTCTGGCAGAGTAGAAAAGTctcagaaaaaggagagaataaaAGATAAGATGGTAGCCCAAGTCTCACCCCAGAGGCCACATAGTCAAATGCAGGCTGGTGAGAACTGTCTAGGTGTGGGAAAGCTATCAAACCCTGGGGTTCTAGCCTCAGGCAAAAGACaagccaaaaagaaagagagtCTCAGAAAATTCAAATCAGGAGAATGTGAAAGAGGGAATGCAAGACTGGGTTCATCCACACTCACAGAGAAGAGCCACCCTGCCCAGGCCTGCAGACTAGCAGAGGCCCTTATAAGCAGATTTCCCCAAAGGTCTCAGAGCAGCGGCCAGAGCTCTCAATTCACTGCTCTCCCTCACCAGCTTCTGCCCAAGGCTACAGGTCCCCAGAATCAGCGAAGTTCAGGGCGAATAGCTGGTGACATTCAGAACCCTCGTCACTGTGAACACTGTCCTTGGGTGCACATGGAGAAGAATCTTCCATCCCCCACACCCCAGGTTCCCCAAACCAGGGGTCTTCTAAGAGTCTTAGACAAATTTCTGGGTATCCATGGAACCCTGCCCACTAAATCCTGTCAATAG
- the Vcp gene encoding transitional endoplasmic reticulum ATPase — protein MASGADSKGDDLSTAILKQKNRPNRLIVDEAINEDNSVVSLSQPKMDELQLFRGDTVLLKGKKRREAVCIVLSDDTCSDEKIRMNRVVRNNLRVRLGDVISIQPCPDVKYGKRIHVLPIDDTVEGITGNLFEVYLKPYFLEAYRPIRKGDIFLVRGGMRAVEFKVVETDPSPYCIVAPDTVIHCEGEPIKREDEEESLNEVGYDDIGGCRKQLAQIKEMVELPLRHPALFKAIGVKPPRGILLYGPPGTGKTLIARAVANETGAFFFLINGPEIMSKLAGESESNLRKAFEEAEKNAPAIIFIDELDAIAPKREKTHGEVERRIVSQLLTLMDGLKQRAHVIVMAATNRPNSIDPALRRFGRFDREVDIGIPDATGRLEILQIHTKNMKLADDVDLEQVANETHGHVGADLAALCSEAALQAIRKKMDLIDLEDETIDAEVMNSLAVTMDDFRWALSQSNPSALRETVVEVPQVTWEDIGGLEDVKRELQELVQYPVEHPDKFLKFGMTPSKGVLFYGPPGCGKTLLAKAIANECQANFISIKGPELLTMWFGESEANVREIFDKARQAAPCVLFFDELDSIAKARGGNIGDGGGAADRVINQILTEMDGMSTKKNVFIIGATNRPDIIDPAILRPGRLDQLIYIPLPDEKSRVAILKANLRKSPVAKDVDLEFLAKMTNGFSGADLTEICQRACKLAIRESIESEIRRERERQTNPSAMEVEEDDPVPEIRRDHFEEAMRFARRSVSDNDIRKYEMFAQTLQQSRGFGSFRFPSGNQGGAGPSQGSGGGTGGSVYTEDNDDDLYG, from the exons TTCAAAGGGTGATGACTTATCAACAGCCATTCTCAAACAGAAGAACCGTCCCAATCGGTTGATTGTTGATGAAGCCATCAATGAGGACAACAGTGTGGTATCCTTGTCCCAG CCCAAGATGGATGAACTGCAGTTGTTCCGAGGTGACACAGTGTTgctgaaaggaaagaagaggcgGGAAGCTGTGTGCATTGTGCTTTCTGATGACACATGTTCTGATGAGAAGATTCGAATGAATAGAGTTGTTCGGAATAACCTTCGTGTACGCCTAGGGGATGtcatcag CATCCAGCCATGCCCTGATGTGAAGTACGGCAAACGTATCCATGTGCTACCCATCGATGACACAGTGGAAGGCATCACTGGCAATCTCTTTGAGGTATACCTTAAGCCGTACTTCCTGGAAGCTTATCGACCCATCCGGAAAG GGGACATTTTCCTTGTCCGTGGTGGGATGCGTGCTGTGGAGTTCAAAGTAGTGGAGACAGATCCCAGCCCTTATTGCATTGTTGCTCCAGACACAGTGATCCACTGTGAAGGAGAGCCTATCAAACGAGAG GATGAGGAAGAGTCCTTGAATGAAGTAGGCTATGATGACATTGGTGGCTGTAGGAAGCAACTGGCTCAGATAAAGGAGATGGTGGAGCTTCCTCTGAGACATCCTGCACTCTTTAAGGCAATTGGCGTGAAG CCTCCTCGGGGAATTCTCCTCTATGGACCTCCTGGAACTGGGAAGACCTTGATTGCCCGAGCTGTGGCAAATGAGACTGGAGCTTTTTTCTTCCTGATCAATG GTCCTGAGATTATGAGCAAGTTGGCTGGTGAGTCTGAGAGCAACCTTCGTAAAGCCTTTGAGGAGGCTGAAAAGAATGCTCCTGCTATCATATTCATCGATGAGCTAGATGCCATTGCTCCCAAACGAGAGAAA ACTCATGGGGAGGTGGAGCGGCGTATCGTATCACAGTTATTGACCCTTATGGATGGGCTAAAGCAGAGAGCACATGTAATAGTTATGGCAGCAACCAACAGACCCAATAGCATTGATCCAGCCCTCCGGCGATTTG GTCGCTTTGACAGGGAAGTAGATATTGGAATCCCTGATGCTACAGGACGTTTGGAAATTCTTCAGATCCATACCAAGAACATGAAGCTGGCAGATGACGTGGACCTGGAACAG GTAGCCAATGAGACTCATGGACATGTGGGTGCTGACTTAGCAGCTCTGTGCTCAGAGGCAGCCCTGCAGGCCATCCGCAAGAAGATGGATCTGATTGACTTAGAGGATGAGACCATTGATGCTGAAGTCATGAACTCCCTGGCAGTGACTATGGATGATTTCCGA tgggCCTTGAGTCAGAGCAACCCATCAGCACTGCGGGAAACTGTGGTAGAAGTGCCACAGGTAACCTGGGAAGACATTGGGGGCCTGGAGGATGTCAAACGTGAGCTTCAGGAGCTAGTCCAG TATCCTGTAGAACACCcagacaaatttcttaagtttgGTATGACACCATCCAAGGGAGTTCTATTCTATGGACCTCCAGGCTGTGGGAAAACCTTGCTGGCTAAAGCTATTGCTAATGAATGCCAGGCCAACTTCATCTCCATCAAGGGTCCTGAACTGCTCACCATGTGGTTTGGAGAATCTGAAGCCAATGTCAGGGAAATCTTTGACAAG GCACGCCAAGCTGCTCCTTGTGTGCTGTTTTTTGATGAGCTGGATTCAATTGCCAAAGCTCGTGGTGGTAACATTGGAGATGGTGGTGGGGCTGCTGACCGAGTAATTAACCAGATCCTGACAGAAATGGATGGCATGTCCacaaaaaagaatgttttcatcattgGCGCTACCAATCGGCCTGACATTATTGATCCTGCCATCCTAAGACCTGGCCGCCTTGATCAGCTTATTTACATCCCACTGCCTGATGAGAAGTCCCGTGTTGCCATCCTCAAGGCCAATCTGCGCAAGTCCCCAGTTGCCAAG GATGTGGATTTGGAGTTCCTGGCAAAGATGACTAATGGCTTCTCTGGAGCAGACCTGACAGAGATTTGCCAACGTGCTTGTAAGCTGGCCATTCGTGAATCCATTGAGAGTGAGATTAGGCGAGAACGGGAGAGGCAGACaaacccttctgccatg GAAGTAGAAGAAGATGATCCAGTGCCAGAGATCCGCAGAGATCACTTTGAGGAAGCCATGCGCTTTGCCCGTCGTTCTGTCAGTGATAATGACATTCGGAAGTATGAAATGTTTGCTCAAACCCTTCAGCAGAGTCGAGGTTTTGGCAGTTTCAG ATTCCCTTCGGGGAACCAGGGTGGAGCTGGCCCTAGTCAGGGCAGTGGAGGTGGCACAGGTGGCAGTGTGTACACGGAAGATAATGATGATGACCTGTACGGCTAA
- the Spata31g1 gene encoding spermatogenesis-associated protein 31G1 isoform X1: MQWLQEDLPWVKGEMGILWSQLTQALTCRHCGSSCFQSPGNLVILCLFMVWQFRRWWYLGSWQQLQPWCSGDIMQGKGLPLLDFFGSWRQKSEEEEEEEGEEMEEGKKEEKSSSMNSLKSHSTKDDPIGEQGSQAPPKPPYCSKSLPKATGTPEQILTSPTNPFRSFPTFQILTNLPVKNKTTLGGCLQQRKSQLFWGLPALHSESLDTIFLSPDGPSSLKLSVCPSIFFNKLAFLCRYNLLLPHYLSPTQLLTHEAHTTEYLERMTSNPQLVPSPSSPPVPSSSLHLKPLPMNHKQVLSGAKARTQWLAQHKEVPWVSGDQVLHPQSELQRIRTSKFSSSSKAWWGVPRDFNLHQPNPESLSTSLLYASRPLEVLTRFEAPCRTMGQTENLKASEPAMSAPSPTLASLTELQSASPIVGLTRSKSLWETTELKENYQISEPPNLAFYQTTTPMMEAQGTSPPGVAPQYEAQWGTTGHKDSPQVSEPPRPASCQPPVSLSKPQKVSPKRGLSRPKDFWGTMGYRENPQVTKSPMPAPCPPLDSLSQLDKNSVLEDLSGYEPQLRCTENSGNPWAFEPPCVDLQPRLSESSSAYVPSGHKTPLRGMQSREDFGVSADPVSSPRLPSASLMESLVMSFQEVLLESKALQETKGQRENLWVSDTLDPTHTTSPTPFIELYKINTVNGLPRSEATWKDMEHSRNSWDSEPPSLASGPLSTLVLKPLRDSSVEILFGSEVRCGDTQRKNNSWASELPARSIPQDLHGASPLGVLSDSEPIRENMEQKENCYVSVVWGPNLPTNSLSKSPKNEPFGDQSKYKLVREEVKERENCGVTQLPALSSLSAPLQEPHTDLEFMCRNVQPREAPQGPSPPVVDPLHPITWPPNLAEAQKIEPTQPSLQKGEMFSGAKAEAPSSQDKAIPEMLTDPGIHAWQWSRELELKLKKLQQSPSFSSPVLSSITLDSWGLSSCPPQQTNSPNLHPHSLSCNPPKVQSTLSQSVQPSHCHHTHSSFLPQPGKKTSGRVEKSQKKERIKDKMVAQVSPQRPHSQMQAGENCLGVGKLSNPGVLASGKRQAKKKESLRKFKSGECERGNARLGSSTLTEKSHPAQACRLAEALISRFPQRSQSSGQSSQFTALPHQLLPKATGPQNQRSSGRIAGDIQNPRHCEHCPWVHMEKNLPSPTPQVPQTRGLLRVLDKFLGIHGTLPTKSCQ, translated from the exons ATGCAATGGCTGCAAGAAGACCTGCCTTGGGTTAAGGGAGAAATGGGTATTCTCTGGAGTCAGCTGACCCAAGCTCTAACTTGCAGACACTGTGGCAGCAGCTGCTTTCAGAGTCCAGGGAATCTGGTGATACTATGCTTGTTCATGGTCTGGCAGTTCCGGAGATGGTGGTACCTTGGGAGCTGGCAACAGCTTCAGCCCTGGTGCTCTGGGGACATTATGCAAGGCAAG GGCCTACCCCTTCTGGACTTCTTTGGCTCATGGAGGCAAAaatcagaggaggaagaggaagaagagggggaagaaatggaagaaggaaaaaaggaagaaaagtcatCATCTATGAATTCGTTGAAATCACATTCTACCAAAGATGATCCCATTGGAGAGCAAGGCAGCCAAGCTCCACCCAAGCCACCCTATTGTTCCAAGAGCCTCCCCAAGGCCACAGGGACACCAGAACAAATACTCACATCACCCACAAACCCCTTCAGATCCTTCCCTACCTTCCAGATCCTGACCAACCTGCCTGTGAAGAACAAGACAACATTGGGGGGCTGCCTGCAGCAGAGAAAAAGCCAGCTATTCTGGGGTCTCCCTGCTCTGCACAGTGAGTCCTTGGACACCATCTTCCTGAGCCCAGATGGCCCCTCCTCCCTGAAGCTATCTGTTTGTCCTTCTATTTTCTTCAACAAGCTTGCCTTCCTGTGTAGGTATAACTTGCTGCTTCCCCATTATCTTTCCCCAACCCAGCTTCTTACTCATGAAGCTCATACAACAGAATATTTGGAAAGAATGACCTCTAATCCTCAGTTAGTTCCATCTCCATCCTCCCCTCCTGTCCCATCATCATCCCTCCACCTTAAGCCCTTGCCTATGAATCACAAGCAAGTCTTATCTGGTGCTAAGGCACGCACACAGTGGCTTGCACAGCATAAAGAGGTTCCTTGGGTCTCTGGGGATCAAGTGCTGCACCCACAGTCTGAACTACAAAGAATCAGAACCTCCAAGTTCTCATCCTCATCCAAGGCCTGGTGGGGGGTGCCAAGGGACTTCAACCTCCATCAACCCAACCCAGAGTCACTCTCTACCTCTCTTCTCTATGCCTCTAGACCTTTGGAAGTCCTAACTAGATTTGAGGCCCCATGTAGGACCATGGGACAAACTGAGAACCTGAAAGCCTCTGAGCCAGCAATGTCAGCTCCTAGCCCAACCCTAGCTTCCCTGACAGAACTCCAGTCAGCTAGCCCCATAGTAGGCCTGACTAGATCTAAGTCCCTCTGGGAAACCACAGAGCTAAAAGAGAACTATCAGATCTCTGAGCCCCCAAACCTGGCCTTTTACCAAACTACAACACCCATGATGGAAGCTCAAGGAACTAGCCCTCCAGGAGTTGCACCTCAATATGAAGCTCAGTGGGGAACCACAGGCCATAAAGACAGCCCCCAAGTTTCTGAACCCCCAAGACCAGCCTCCTGTCAACCCCCCGTTTCTCTGTCAAAACCCCAAAAAGTAAGCCCTAAACGAGGACTATCTAGGCCTAAGGACTTCTGGGGAACCATGGGATACAGAGAGAATCCTCAAGTCACTAAATCTCCAATGCCAGCCCCTTGCCCTCCCCTAGACTCCCTGTCACAACTCGATAAAAACAGTGTCCTAGAAGACCTATCTGGATATGAGCCACAGTTGAGATGCACAGAAAACTCAGGAAATCCCTGGGCCTTTGAACCTCCATGTGTGGACCTCCAGCCAAGACTCTCTGAAAGCAGTTCTGCATATGTCCCCTCAGGACATAAGACTCCATTGAGGGGCATGCAGAGTAGAGAAGATTTTGGGGTTTCTGCAGACCCAGTTTCATCTCCCAGGCTTCCCTCAGCCTCTCTGATGGAATCTTTAGTAATGAGCTTCCAGGAAGTCCTGTTGGAGTCCAAAGCTTTGCAGGAGACCAAGGGGCAAAGAGAGAATCTCTGGGTGTCTGATACCCTAGACCCTACCCATACAACATCTCCAACCCCCTTTATAGAACTATACAAAATCAATACTGTGAATGGCCTCCCTAGATCAGAAGCTACATGGAAGGACATGGAGCATTCCAGAAATTCCTGGGATTCTGAGCCCCCATCTCTTGCCTCTGGCCCACTCTCAACTCTTGTACTAAAGCCCCTCAGAGATAGCTCCGTGGAAATCCTATTTGGTTCTGAAGTTAGATGTGgggacacacaaagaaaaaataactcttGGGCCTCTGAGCTTCCAGCTCGTAGCATACCCCAAGATCTGCATGGAGCCAGTCCCCTAGGAGTTCTGTCTGACTCTGAACCTATTAGGGAGAACATGGAGCAGAAAGAAAACTGTTATGTTTCTGTAGTTTGGGGCCCCAACCTACCCACAAACTCTCTTTCCAAGTCCCCAAAAAATGAGCCTTTTGGAGACCAAAGCAAATATAAGCTTGTGAGGGaagaagtgaaagagagagagaactgtggGGTCACTCAGCTCCCAGCCCtcagctctctctctgctcctctacAAGAACCACatactgaccttgaatttatgtGCAGAAATGTGCAACCGAGGGAGGCTCCCCAGGGTCCCAGCCCACCAGTAGTGGATCCCCTGCATCCAATAACCTGGCCTCCCAACCTAGCTGAAGCTCAAAAGATTGAGCCCACCCAGCCTAGCCTACAGAAAGGAGAGATGTTCTCAGGAGCTAAGGCAGAGGCCCCATCCTCCCAAGATAAGGCTATCCCAGAAATGCTCACCGACCCTGGGATCCATGCCTGGCAATGGAGTAGAGAGTTAGAACTCAAGCTGAAGAAACTCCAGCAGAGCCCATCTTTCAGTTCCCCTGTCCTGAGTTCCATAACTCTAGACTCCTGGGGACTCTCTTCCTGCCCACCACAGCAAACTAATTCCCCAAATCTACACCCCCACTCTTTAAGTTGTAATCCCCCTAAAGTTCAGAGCACACTGTCTCAGTCTGTCCAGCCCTCCCACTGTCACCACACCCACTCCTCTTTCCTGCCTCAACCAGGAAAGAAAACTTCTGGCAGAGTAGAAAAGTctcagaaaaaggagagaataaaAGATAAGATGGTAGCCCAAGTCTCACCCCAGAGGCCACATAGTCAAATGCAGGCTGGTGAGAACTGTCTAGGTGTGGGAAAGCTATCAAACCCTGGGGTTCTAGCCTCAGGCAAAAGACaagccaaaaagaaagagagtCTCAGAAAATTCAAATCAGGAGAATGTGAAAGAGGGAATGCAAGACTGGGTTCATCCACACTCACAGAGAAGAGCCACCCTGCCCAGGCCTGCAGACTAGCAGAGGCCCTTATAAGCAGATTTCCCCAAAGGTCTCAGAGCAGCGGCCAGAGCTCTCAATTCACTGCTCTCCCTCACCAGCTTCTGCCCAAGGCTACAGGTCCCCAGAATCAGCGAAGTTCAGGGCGAATAGCTGGTGACATTCAGAACCCTCGTCACTGTGAACACTGTCCTTGGGTGCACATGGAGAAGAATCTTCCATCCCCCACACCCCAGGTTCCCCAAACCAGGGGTCTTCTAAGAGTCTTAGACAAATTTCTGGGTATCCATGGAACCCTGCCCACTAAATCCTGTCAATAG